One window from the genome of Lacerta agilis isolate rLacAgi1 chromosome 16, rLacAgi1.pri, whole genome shotgun sequence encodes:
- the SLC10A3 gene encoding P3 protein: MTLPASCTMGGVALFFLHLLVAGWAQGATVDSPYLSVGDGTALEFDFPAHSRGVLLVSCRYSGPNAWLSVESLEPTVVAVENVSASWGGGFMVGFQSSLAGVAPLQLQLLEQNRLIEKADFQIRVSAPEPVASSGLGHFSENPILYALLPLIFLNKCAFGCKVEVEVLWSLVRQPHPVMLGILGQFVVMPLYGYLMSVAFSLPKPLALGLVISCSSPGGGGGYLYSLLLGGDVTVAISMTLLSTIAATGLMPLSSSFYGWLLGAHETLHVPFLKIFVTLLFIAVPISTGMLVKCKLPRLARLLLLLIKPFSFTLIVGGLFMAYHMGAFILANVQAPIVLAGVTVPLFGLLLGYLLAWCLALPGPQRRTVSIEVGVQNSLLALAVLQLSFQRAQADFASQAPFIVALSSTSEMLLLVLGNLAYNRLCSAGS, encoded by the coding sequence ATGACTTTGCCAGCCAGCTGCACCATGGGTGGGGTAGCCCTCTTCTTtctccacctgctggtggctgGTTGGGCTCAGGGAGCGACTGTTGACAGCCCTTACCTTAGTGTGGGGGACGGGACAGCGTTGGAATTTGACTTCCCTGCACACAGCCGTGGTGTCTTGCTGGTTTCCTGCCGCTATTCAGGGCCCAATGCTTGGCTGAGCGTGGAATCTCTGGAACCTACAGTTGTTGCCGTTGAGAACGTCAGTGCCTCCTGGGGAGGAGGCTTTATGGTTGGGTTTCAGTCCAGCTTAGCTGGCGTAGCTCCGCTGCAGCTGCAGTTGCTGGAGCAGAATCGACTTATTGAGAAAGCCGATTTCCAGATCCGTGTCAGTGCTCCAGAGCCGGTGGCATCGTCGGGGCTGGGCCACTTCTCTGAGAACCCCATCCTCTATGCTCTCCTGCCTCTCATCTTCCTCAACAAATGTGCATTTGGCTgcaaggtggaggtggaggttcTGTGGAGCCTGGTGCGCCAGCCCCACCCGGTCATGCTAGGCATACTAGGCCAGTTTGTGGTCATGCCGCTGTACGGCTACCTCATGTCCGTGGCCTTCTCCTTGCCTAAGCCGCTGGCCTTGGGACTGGTCATTTCTTGCTCCTCGCCTGGCGGTGGAGGCGGCTACCTGTACAGTCTGCTGCTGGGTGGCGACGTCACCGTGGCCATCTCTATGACCCTCCTGTCCACAATTGCAGCCACAGGGCTGATGCCGCTCTCCTCGTCGTTCTACGGCTGGCTGCTGGGTGCCCACGAGACTCTCCACGTCCCCTTCCTCAAGATCTTCGTCACCCTGCTCTTCATCGCTGTGCCCATCTCCACTGGCATGTTGGTCAAGTGCAAGCTGCCTCGCCTCGCCCGCCTCCTGCTGCTCTTGATCAAGCCGTTCAGCTTCACCCTCATTGTAGGAGGGCTCTTCATGGCGTACCATATGGGCGCCTTTATCCTGGCGAATGTGCAGGCCCCGATTGTGCTGGCGGGCGTCACTGTGCCCCTCTTTGGCCTGCTGTTGGGCTACTTGCTAGCTTGGTGCTTAGCGCTGCCTGGGCCACAGCGCCGGACGGTTAGTATTGAGGTTGGGGTACAGAACAGCCTGCTGGCTCTGGCTGTGCTGCAGCTCTCCTTCCAGCGGGCCCAGGCTGACTTTGCCTCGCAGGCTCCTTTCATTGTGGCCCTGAGCAGCACTTCAGAGATGTTGTTGCTGGTTTTGGGGAACCTGGCATACAACAGACTCTGTTCTGCTGGCTCCTGA